The Equus caballus isolate H_3958 breed thoroughbred chromosome 13, TB-T2T, whole genome shotgun sequence genome includes a window with the following:
- the ACTL6B gene encoding actin-like protein 6B isoform X4, whose protein sequence is MSGGVYGGDEVGALVFDIGSFSVRAGYAGEDCPKADFPTTVGLLAAEEGGGLELEGEKDKKGKIFHIDTNALHVPRDGAEVMSPLKNGMIEDWECFRAILDHTYSKHVKSEPNLHPVLMSEAPWNTRAKREKLTELMFEQYNIPAFFLCKTAVLTAFANGRSTGLVLDSGATHTTAIPVHDGYVLQQGIVKSPLAGDFISMQCRELFQEMAIDIIPPYMIAAKEPVREGAPPNWKKKEKLPQVSKSWHNYMCNEVIQDFQASVLQVSDSPYDEQVAAQMPTVHYEMPNGYNTDYGAERLRIPEGLFDPSNVKGLSGNTMLGVGHVVTTSIGMCDIDIRPGLYGSVIVTGGNTLLQGFTDRLNRELSQKTPPGTFQQMWISKQEYEEGGKQCVERKCP, encoded by the exons ATGAGCGGGGGCGTCTACGGCGGAG ATGAGGTGGGGGCGCTGGTCTTTGACATTGGCTCCTTCTCAGTCCGCGCTGGGTACGCTGGGGAGGACTGCCCCAAG GCTGACTTCCCCACCACGGTGGGGCTGCTGGCCGCGGAGGAGGGAGGCGGGCTGGAACTGGAGGGGGAGAAAGACAAGAAAGGGAAGATCTTTCACATCGACACCAACGCCCTGCACGTGCCTCGGGATGGAGCGGAGGTCATGTCGCCTCTCAAGAATGGCATGA TCGAGGACTGGGAGTGCTTCCGTGCCATCCTGGACCACACCTACAGCAAACACGTCAAGTCCGAGCCAAACCTGCACCCAGTGCTCATGTCAGAGGCCCCG TGGAATACACGGGCCAAGCGGGAGAAGCTGACAGAGCTGATGTTCGAGCAGTACAACATTCCTGCCTTCTTCTTATGCAAGACGGCGGTGCTTACCGC CTTTGCAAACGGACGTTCCACGGGCCTAGTGCTGGACAGTGGGGCCACCCACACCACCGCCATTCCAGTGCATGATGGCTACGTCCTGCAGCAAG GCATTGTCAAGTCGCCTCTGGCAGGGGACTTCATCTCCATGCAGTGCCGGGAGCTCTTCCAGGAAATGGCCATTGACATCATCCCACCTTACATGATCGCAGCCAAG GAGCCCGTACGGGAGGGCGCCCCCCCAAActggaagaagaaggagaagctACCTCAGGTTTCCAAGTCCTGGCACAACTACATGTGCAAC GAGGTGATTCAGGACTTCCAGGCCTCCGTGCTGCAGGTCTCAGACTCTCCCTACGATGAGCA GGTGGCTGCACAGATGCCCACAGTGCACTATGAGATGCCCAATGGCTACAACACAGACTACGGCGCTGAGCGACTCCGCATCCCTGAGGGCCTGTTTGATCCCTCCAATGTCAAG GGCCTGTCAGGAAACACCATGTTGGGTGTGGGCCACGTGGTGACCACCAGCATCGGCATGTGCGACATCGACATTCGCCCG ggccTGTATGGCAGTGTCATTGTCACCGGGGGGAACACGCTGCTCCAGGGCTTCACTGACAGGCTCAATCGAGAGCTTTCCCAGAAGACCCCACCG GGCACTTTCCAGCAGATGTGGATCTCCAAGCAGGAATATGAGGAGGGCGGGAAGCAGTGCGTGGAGCGGAAGTGCCCCTGA
- the TFR2 gene encoding transferrin receptor protein 2, which produces MERLWGLLQRAQRLSPRLSQTIYRRVEGTQQGRLEEEEEDGEEGAEPQAHFCHMELRGPEPLGSRPGRQNLGLWAAAGRRATPCLVLTALLIFTVAFLLGYVAFRGSCQVCGDDVLVLNEDMNYELGPDSHQGMLYWSDLQAMFLRLLGEGSLEDAIKQTSLRKRVAGSAGMAALSQDIRVALSSQKLDHVWTDTHYVGLQFPDPAHPNTLHWVDATGGPGEQLPLEDPDVYCPYSATGNATGEVVYAHYGRPEDLQDLRARGVEPAGRLLLVRLGVISFAQKVASAQDFGARGVLIYPDPADFSQDPHKLPLSSHRAVFGHVHLGTGDPYTPGFPSFNQTQFPPVQSSGLPSIPAQPISADIATLLLRRLEGPVVPQEWQGSLPVSPYHLGPGPGLHLGVNNHRASTPISNIFGCIEGRSEPDHYVVIGAQRDAWGPGAAKSAVGTAILLELVRTFSSMVSNGFRPRRSLLFISWDGGDFGSVGSTEWLEGYLSVLHLKAVVYVSLDNAVLGDDKFHAKTSPLLISLIESILKQVDSPNRSGQTLYEQVVFNNRSWDAEVIQPLPMDSSAYSFTAFAGVPAVEFSFMEDGTPYPFLHTKDDTYENLHKVLRGRLPAVAQAVAQLAGQLLIRLSHDHLLPLDFGGYGDVVLRHIGSLNEFSGDLKARGLTLQWVYSARGDYIRAAEKLRKEIYSSEESDERLMRMYNVRMMRVEFYFLSQYVSPADSPFRHIFLGRGDHTLGALLDHVRLLRSGSGAPGAASSGVAPGLGFQESRFRRQLALLTWTLQGAANALSGDVWNIDNNF; this is translated from the exons ATGGAGCGGCTTTGGGGTCTACTCCAGAGAGCG CAAAGATTGTCCCCAAGACTCTCTCAGACCATCTACAGGCGTGTGGAGGGCACCCAGCAGGGGCgtctggaggaggaagaggaagacggGGAGGAGGGGGCCGAGCCACAGGCCCACTTCTGCCACATGGAGCTGAGGGGCCCTGAGCCCCTGGGCTCTCGACCAGGACGTCAAAACCTTGGACTCTGGGCGGCAGCAGGACGAAGGGCCACCCCCTGCCTGGTCCTGACAGCCCTGCTGATCTTCACTGTGG CCTTCCTCCTGGGCTACGTGGCCTTCCGAGGGTCCTGCCAGGTGTGCGGGGACGACGTGTTGGTGCTCAACGAGGACATGAACTATGAGCTGGGCCCGGACTCCCACCAGGGCATGTTATACTGGAGCGACCTCCAGGCCATGTTCCTGCGGCTCCTGGGAGAGGGGTCCCTGGAGGACGCCATCAA GCAAACCAGCCTTCGGAAAAGGGTAGCCGGCTCGGCTGGGATGGCCGCCCTGTCTCAGGACATCCGCGTGGCGCTCTCCAGCCAGAAGCTGGACCACGTGTGGACAGACACGCACTACGTGGGGCTGCAGTTCCCGGACCC GGCTCACCCCAACACCCTGCACTGGGTGGATGCGACCGGAGGGCCGGGGGAGCAGCTGCCGCTGGAGGACCCCGACGTCTACTGTCCCTACAGCGCCACGGGCAACGCCACG GGAGAGGTGGTGTACGCCCACTACGGGCGGCCGGAGGACCTGCAGGACCTGCGGGCCAGGGGCGTGGAGCCAGCGGGGCGCCTCCTGCTGGTGCGCTTGGGGGTGATCAGCTTTGCCCAGAAG GTGGCCAGTGCCCAGGACTTTGGGGCCCGAGGCGTGCTCATATACCCCGACCCAGCAGACTTCTCCCAGGACCCACACAAGCTCCCCCTGTCCAGCCACCGAGCTGTGTTTGGACAC GTGCACCTGGGAACTGGGGACCCCTACACACCTGGCTTCCCTTCCTTCAATCAAACCCAGTTCCCTCCAGTGCAGTCCTCGGGCCTCCCTAGCATCCCAGCCCAGCCCATCAGTGCAGACATTGCCACCCTCCTGCTGAG GAGGCTTGAAGGTCCTGTGGTCCCCCAAGAATGGCAGGGGAGCCTCCCAGTCTCCCCTTATcacctgggccctgggccaggaCTGCATCTGGGGGTCAACAACCACAGGGCCTCCACCCCCATCAGCAACATCTTTGGCTGCATCGAGGGCCGCTCTGAGCCAG ATCACTATGTTGTCATCGGGGCCCAGAGGGACGCATGGGGCCCAGGAGCGGCCAAGTCCGCCGTGGGGACGGCCATACTGCTGGAGCTGGTGCGGACCTTTTCCTCCATGGTGAGCAATG gcttCCGCCCCCGCAGAAGTCTTCTCTTCATCAGCTGGGACGGAGGTGACTTTGGGAGTGTGGGCTCCACGGAGTGGCTAGAG GGTTACCTCAGCGTGCTGCACCTCAAAGCCGTAGTCTATGTGAGCCTGGACAACGCAGTGCTGG gGGATGACAAGTTCCATGCCAAGACCAGCCCCCTTCTGATCAGCCTCATCGAGAGCATCCTGAAGCAG gTGGACTCTCCTAACCGCAGCGGGCAGACCCTCTACGAGCAGGTGGTGTTCAACAATCGCAGCTGGGATGCTGAGGT GATCCAGCCGCTGCCCATGGACAGCAGTGCCTATTCCTTCACGGCCTTTGCGGGGGTCCCTGCCGTCGAGTTCTCCTTCATGGAG GATGGCACCCCGTACCCGTTCCTGCACACGAAGGACGACACGTATGAGAACCTGCACAAGGTGCTGCGGGGCCGCCTGCCCGCCGTGGCCCAGGCTGTGGCCCAGCTCGCTGGCCAGCTCCTCATCCGGCTCAGCCACGATCACCTGCTGCCCCTGGACTTCGGCGGCTATGGGGACGTGGTCCTCAGGCACATCGGCAGCCTCAACGAGTTCTCTGGGGACCTCAAG GCTCGCGGGCTGACCCTGCAGTGGGTGTACTCAGCGCGGGGGGACTACATCCGGGCGGCCGAGAAGCTGCGGAAGGAGATCTACAGCTCGGAGGAGAGCGACGAGAGGCTGATGCGCATGTACAACGTGCGCATGATGCGG GTGGAGTTCTACTTCCTGTCCCAGTACGTGTCGCCGGCCGACTCCCCGTTCCGTCACATCTTCCTGGGCCGCGGAGACCACACGCTGGGCGCCCTGCTCGACCACGTGCGGCTGCTGCGCTCCGGCTCCGGGGCCCCTGGGGCCGCCTCCTCCGGGGTGGCGCCCGGCCTGGGCTTCCAGGAGAGCCGCTTCCGACGTCAGCTGGCCCTGCTCACCTGGACGCTGCAGGGGGCAGCCAACGCGCTTAGTGGGGACGTCTGGAACATCGATAACAATTTCTGA
- the ACTL6B gene encoding actin-like protein 6B isoform X3 has product MSGGVYGGDEVGALVFDIGSFSVRAGYAGEDCPKADFPTTVGLLAAEEGGGLELEGEKDKKGKIFHIDTNALHVPRDGAEVMSPLKNGMIEDWECFRAILDHTYSKHVKSEPNLHPVLMSEAPWNTRAKREKLTELMFEQYNIPAFFLCKTAVLTAFANGRSTGLVLDSGATHTTAIPVHDGYVLQQGIVKSPLAGDFISMQCRELFQEMAIDIIPPYMIAAKEPVREGAPPNWKKKEKLPQVSKSWHNYMCNEVIQDFQASVLQVSDSPYDEQVAAQMPTVHYEMPNGYNTDYGAERLRIPEGLFDPSNVKGLSGNTMLGVGHVVTTSIGMCDIDIRPGLYGSVIVTGGNTLLQGFTDRLNRELSQKTPPSSVWGVHPDWPHFKCSVAAGGEWPLYRQR; this is encoded by the exons ATGAGCGGGGGCGTCTACGGCGGAG ATGAGGTGGGGGCGCTGGTCTTTGACATTGGCTCCTTCTCAGTCCGCGCTGGGTACGCTGGGGAGGACTGCCCCAAG GCTGACTTCCCCACCACGGTGGGGCTGCTGGCCGCGGAGGAGGGAGGCGGGCTGGAACTGGAGGGGGAGAAAGACAAGAAAGGGAAGATCTTTCACATCGACACCAACGCCCTGCACGTGCCTCGGGATGGAGCGGAGGTCATGTCGCCTCTCAAGAATGGCATGA TCGAGGACTGGGAGTGCTTCCGTGCCATCCTGGACCACACCTACAGCAAACACGTCAAGTCCGAGCCAAACCTGCACCCAGTGCTCATGTCAGAGGCCCCG TGGAATACACGGGCCAAGCGGGAGAAGCTGACAGAGCTGATGTTCGAGCAGTACAACATTCCTGCCTTCTTCTTATGCAAGACGGCGGTGCTTACCGC CTTTGCAAACGGACGTTCCACGGGCCTAGTGCTGGACAGTGGGGCCACCCACACCACCGCCATTCCAGTGCATGATGGCTACGTCCTGCAGCAAG GCATTGTCAAGTCGCCTCTGGCAGGGGACTTCATCTCCATGCAGTGCCGGGAGCTCTTCCAGGAAATGGCCATTGACATCATCCCACCTTACATGATCGCAGCCAAG GAGCCCGTACGGGAGGGCGCCCCCCCAAActggaagaagaaggagaagctACCTCAGGTTTCCAAGTCCTGGCACAACTACATGTGCAAC GAGGTGATTCAGGACTTCCAGGCCTCCGTGCTGCAGGTCTCAGACTCTCCCTACGATGAGCA GGTGGCTGCACAGATGCCCACAGTGCACTATGAGATGCCCAATGGCTACAACACAGACTACGGCGCTGAGCGACTCCGCATCCCTGAGGGCCTGTTTGATCCCTCCAATGTCAAG GGCCTGTCAGGAAACACCATGTTGGGTGTGGGCCACGTGGTGACCACCAGCATCGGCATGTGCGACATCGACATTCGCCCG ggccTGTATGGCAGTGTCATTGTCACCGGGGGGAACACGCTGCTCCAGGGCTTCACTGACAGGCTCAATCGAGAGCTTTCCCAGAAGACCCCACCG TCTTCAGTATGGGGTGTGCACCCGGACTGGcctcatttcaagtgctcagtagctgcAGGTGGCGAGTGGCCCCTGTATCGGCAGCGCTAG
- the ACTL6B gene encoding actin-like protein 6B isoform X2, with translation MSGGVYGGDEVGALVFDIGSFSVRAGYAGEDCPKADFPTTVGLLAAEEGGGLELEGEKDKKGKIFHIDTNALHVPRDGAEVMSPLKNGMIEDWECFRAILDHTYSKHVKSEPNLHPVLMSEAPWNTRAKREKLTELMFEQYNIPAFFLCKTAVLTAFANGRSTGLVLDSGATHTTAIPVHDGYVLQQGIVKSPLAGDFISMQCRELFQEMAIDIIPPYMIAAKEPVREGAPPNWKKKEKLPQVSKSWHNYMCNEVIQDFQASVLQVSDSPYDEQVAAQMPTVHYEMPNGYNTDYGAERLRIPEGLFDPSNVKGLSGNTMLGVGHVVTTSIGMCDIDIRPGLYGSVIVTGGNTLLQGFTDRLNRELSQKTPPSMRLKLIASNSTMERKFSPWIGGSILASLGTFQQMWISKQEYEEGGKQCVERKCP, from the exons ATGAGCGGGGGCGTCTACGGCGGAG ATGAGGTGGGGGCGCTGGTCTTTGACATTGGCTCCTTCTCAGTCCGCGCTGGGTACGCTGGGGAGGACTGCCCCAAG GCTGACTTCCCCACCACGGTGGGGCTGCTGGCCGCGGAGGAGGGAGGCGGGCTGGAACTGGAGGGGGAGAAAGACAAGAAAGGGAAGATCTTTCACATCGACACCAACGCCCTGCACGTGCCTCGGGATGGAGCGGAGGTCATGTCGCCTCTCAAGAATGGCATGA TCGAGGACTGGGAGTGCTTCCGTGCCATCCTGGACCACACCTACAGCAAACACGTCAAGTCCGAGCCAAACCTGCACCCAGTGCTCATGTCAGAGGCCCCG TGGAATACACGGGCCAAGCGGGAGAAGCTGACAGAGCTGATGTTCGAGCAGTACAACATTCCTGCCTTCTTCTTATGCAAGACGGCGGTGCTTACCGC CTTTGCAAACGGACGTTCCACGGGCCTAGTGCTGGACAGTGGGGCCACCCACACCACCGCCATTCCAGTGCATGATGGCTACGTCCTGCAGCAAG GCATTGTCAAGTCGCCTCTGGCAGGGGACTTCATCTCCATGCAGTGCCGGGAGCTCTTCCAGGAAATGGCCATTGACATCATCCCACCTTACATGATCGCAGCCAAG GAGCCCGTACGGGAGGGCGCCCCCCCAAActggaagaagaaggagaagctACCTCAGGTTTCCAAGTCCTGGCACAACTACATGTGCAAC GAGGTGATTCAGGACTTCCAGGCCTCCGTGCTGCAGGTCTCAGACTCTCCCTACGATGAGCA GGTGGCTGCACAGATGCCCACAGTGCACTATGAGATGCCCAATGGCTACAACACAGACTACGGCGCTGAGCGACTCCGCATCCCTGAGGGCCTGTTTGATCCCTCCAATGTCAAG GGCCTGTCAGGAAACACCATGTTGGGTGTGGGCCACGTGGTGACCACCAGCATCGGCATGTGCGACATCGACATTCGCCCG ggccTGTATGGCAGTGTCATTGTCACCGGGGGGAACACGCTGCTCCAGGGCTTCACTGACAGGCTCAATCGAGAGCTTTCCCAGAAGACCCCACCG AGCATGCGCCTGAAGCTCATCGCCAGCAACAGCACCATGGAGCGCAAGTTCAGCCCCTGGATTGGGGGCTCCATCTTGGCCTCACTG GGCACTTTCCAGCAGATGTGGATCTCCAAGCAGGAATATGAGGAGGGCGGGAAGCAGTGCGTGGAGCGGAAGTGCCCCTGA
- the ACTL6B gene encoding actin-like protein 6B isoform X5 → MSPLKNGMIEDWECFRAILDHTYSKHVKSEPNLHPVLMSEAPWNTRAKREKLTELMFEQYNIPAFFLCKTAVLTAFANGRSTGLVLDSGATHTTAIPVHDGYVLQQGIVKSPLAGDFISMQCRELFQEMAIDIIPPYMIAAKEPVREGAPPNWKKKEKLPQVSKSWHNYMCNEVIQDFQASVLQVSDSPYDEQVAAQMPTVHYEMPNGYNTDYGAERLRIPEGLFDPSNVKGLSGNTMLGVGHVVTTSIGMCDIDIRPGLYGSVIVTGGNTLLQGFTDRLNRELSQKTPPEHPGHQSRPSPPMASQSFPPPALSLPRTQASASPSPYFPSEHAPEAHRQQQHHGAQVQPLDWGLHLGLTGHFPADVDLQAGI, encoded by the exons ATGTCGCCTCTCAAGAATGGCATGA TCGAGGACTGGGAGTGCTTCCGTGCCATCCTGGACCACACCTACAGCAAACACGTCAAGTCCGAGCCAAACCTGCACCCAGTGCTCATGTCAGAGGCCCCG TGGAATACACGGGCCAAGCGGGAGAAGCTGACAGAGCTGATGTTCGAGCAGTACAACATTCCTGCCTTCTTCTTATGCAAGACGGCGGTGCTTACCGC CTTTGCAAACGGACGTTCCACGGGCCTAGTGCTGGACAGTGGGGCCACCCACACCACCGCCATTCCAGTGCATGATGGCTACGTCCTGCAGCAAG GCATTGTCAAGTCGCCTCTGGCAGGGGACTTCATCTCCATGCAGTGCCGGGAGCTCTTCCAGGAAATGGCCATTGACATCATCCCACCTTACATGATCGCAGCCAAG GAGCCCGTACGGGAGGGCGCCCCCCCAAActggaagaagaaggagaagctACCTCAGGTTTCCAAGTCCTGGCACAACTACATGTGCAAC GAGGTGATTCAGGACTTCCAGGCCTCCGTGCTGCAGGTCTCAGACTCTCCCTACGATGAGCA GGTGGCTGCACAGATGCCCACAGTGCACTATGAGATGCCCAATGGCTACAACACAGACTACGGCGCTGAGCGACTCCGCATCCCTGAGGGCCTGTTTGATCCCTCCAATGTCAAG GGCCTGTCAGGAAACACCATGTTGGGTGTGGGCCACGTGGTGACCACCAGCATCGGCATGTGCGACATCGACATTCGCCCG ggccTGTATGGCAGTGTCATTGTCACCGGGGGGAACACGCTGCTCCAGGGCTTCACTGACAGGCTCAATCGAGAGCTTTCCCAGAAGACCCCACCG gAGCATCCTGGCCACCAGAGCAGACCCTCTCCCCCTATGGCTTCCCAGTctttcccacccccagccctgtcCCTTCCCAGAACCCAGGCGtctgcttcccccagcccctaTTTCCCCTCAGAGCATGCGCCTGAAGCTCATCGCCAGCAACAGCACCATGGAGCGCAAGTTCAGCCCCTGGATTGGGGGCTCCATCTTGGCCTCACTG GGCACTTTCCAGCAGATGTGGATCTCCAAGCAGGAATATGA
- the ACTL6B gene encoding actin-like protein 6B isoform X1: MSGGVYGGDEVGALVFDIGSFSVRAGYAGEDCPKADFPTTVGLLAAEEGGGLELEGEKDKKGKIFHIDTNALHVPRDGAEVMSPLKNGMIEDWECFRAILDHTYSKHVKSEPNLHPVLMSEAPWNTRAKREKLTELMFEQYNIPAFFLCKTAVLTAFANGRSTGLVLDSGATHTTAIPVHDGYVLQQGIVKSPLAGDFISMQCRELFQEMAIDIIPPYMIAAKEPVREGAPPNWKKKEKLPQVSKSWHNYMCNEVIQDFQASVLQVSDSPYDEQVAAQMPTVHYEMPNGYNTDYGAERLRIPEGLFDPSNVKGLSGNTMLGVGHVVTTSIGMCDIDIRPGLYGSVIVTGGNTLLQGFTDRLNRELSQKTPPEHPGHQSRPSPPMASQSFPPPALSLPRTQASASPSPYFPSEHAPEAHRQQQHHGAQVQPLDWGLHLGLTGHFPADVDLQAGI, translated from the exons ATGAGCGGGGGCGTCTACGGCGGAG ATGAGGTGGGGGCGCTGGTCTTTGACATTGGCTCCTTCTCAGTCCGCGCTGGGTACGCTGGGGAGGACTGCCCCAAG GCTGACTTCCCCACCACGGTGGGGCTGCTGGCCGCGGAGGAGGGAGGCGGGCTGGAACTGGAGGGGGAGAAAGACAAGAAAGGGAAGATCTTTCACATCGACACCAACGCCCTGCACGTGCCTCGGGATGGAGCGGAGGTCATGTCGCCTCTCAAGAATGGCATGA TCGAGGACTGGGAGTGCTTCCGTGCCATCCTGGACCACACCTACAGCAAACACGTCAAGTCCGAGCCAAACCTGCACCCAGTGCTCATGTCAGAGGCCCCG TGGAATACACGGGCCAAGCGGGAGAAGCTGACAGAGCTGATGTTCGAGCAGTACAACATTCCTGCCTTCTTCTTATGCAAGACGGCGGTGCTTACCGC CTTTGCAAACGGACGTTCCACGGGCCTAGTGCTGGACAGTGGGGCCACCCACACCACCGCCATTCCAGTGCATGATGGCTACGTCCTGCAGCAAG GCATTGTCAAGTCGCCTCTGGCAGGGGACTTCATCTCCATGCAGTGCCGGGAGCTCTTCCAGGAAATGGCCATTGACATCATCCCACCTTACATGATCGCAGCCAAG GAGCCCGTACGGGAGGGCGCCCCCCCAAActggaagaagaaggagaagctACCTCAGGTTTCCAAGTCCTGGCACAACTACATGTGCAAC GAGGTGATTCAGGACTTCCAGGCCTCCGTGCTGCAGGTCTCAGACTCTCCCTACGATGAGCA GGTGGCTGCACAGATGCCCACAGTGCACTATGAGATGCCCAATGGCTACAACACAGACTACGGCGCTGAGCGACTCCGCATCCCTGAGGGCCTGTTTGATCCCTCCAATGTCAAG GGCCTGTCAGGAAACACCATGTTGGGTGTGGGCCACGTGGTGACCACCAGCATCGGCATGTGCGACATCGACATTCGCCCG ggccTGTATGGCAGTGTCATTGTCACCGGGGGGAACACGCTGCTCCAGGGCTTCACTGACAGGCTCAATCGAGAGCTTTCCCAGAAGACCCCACCG gAGCATCCTGGCCACCAGAGCAGACCCTCTCCCCCTATGGCTTCCCAGTctttcccacccccagccctgtcCCTTCCCAGAACCCAGGCGtctgcttcccccagcccctaTTTCCCCTCAGAGCATGCGCCTGAAGCTCATCGCCAGCAACAGCACCATGGAGCGCAAGTTCAGCCCCTGGATTGGGGGCTCCATCTTGGCCTCACTG GGCACTTTCCAGCAGATGTGGATCTCCAAGCAGGAATATGA
- the ACTL6B gene encoding actin-like protein 6B isoform X6, with amino-acid sequence MSPLKNGMIEDWECFRAILDHTYSKHVKSEPNLHPVLMSEAPWNTRAKREKLTELMFEQYNIPAFFLCKTAVLTAFANGRSTGLVLDSGATHTTAIPVHDGYVLQQGIVKSPLAGDFISMQCRELFQEMAIDIIPPYMIAAKEPVREGAPPNWKKKEKLPQVSKSWHNYMCNEVIQDFQASVLQVSDSPYDEQVAAQMPTVHYEMPNGYNTDYGAERLRIPEGLFDPSNVKGLSGNTMLGVGHVVTTSIGMCDIDIRPGLYGSVIVTGGNTLLQGFTDRLNRELSQKTPPSMRLKLIASNSTMERKFSPWIGGSILASLGTFQQMWISKQEYEEGGKQCVERKCP; translated from the exons ATGTCGCCTCTCAAGAATGGCATGA TCGAGGACTGGGAGTGCTTCCGTGCCATCCTGGACCACACCTACAGCAAACACGTCAAGTCCGAGCCAAACCTGCACCCAGTGCTCATGTCAGAGGCCCCG TGGAATACACGGGCCAAGCGGGAGAAGCTGACAGAGCTGATGTTCGAGCAGTACAACATTCCTGCCTTCTTCTTATGCAAGACGGCGGTGCTTACCGC CTTTGCAAACGGACGTTCCACGGGCCTAGTGCTGGACAGTGGGGCCACCCACACCACCGCCATTCCAGTGCATGATGGCTACGTCCTGCAGCAAG GCATTGTCAAGTCGCCTCTGGCAGGGGACTTCATCTCCATGCAGTGCCGGGAGCTCTTCCAGGAAATGGCCATTGACATCATCCCACCTTACATGATCGCAGCCAAG GAGCCCGTACGGGAGGGCGCCCCCCCAAActggaagaagaaggagaagctACCTCAGGTTTCCAAGTCCTGGCACAACTACATGTGCAAC GAGGTGATTCAGGACTTCCAGGCCTCCGTGCTGCAGGTCTCAGACTCTCCCTACGATGAGCA GGTGGCTGCACAGATGCCCACAGTGCACTATGAGATGCCCAATGGCTACAACACAGACTACGGCGCTGAGCGACTCCGCATCCCTGAGGGCCTGTTTGATCCCTCCAATGTCAAG GGCCTGTCAGGAAACACCATGTTGGGTGTGGGCCACGTGGTGACCACCAGCATCGGCATGTGCGACATCGACATTCGCCCG ggccTGTATGGCAGTGTCATTGTCACCGGGGGGAACACGCTGCTCCAGGGCTTCACTGACAGGCTCAATCGAGAGCTTTCCCAGAAGACCCCACCG AGCATGCGCCTGAAGCTCATCGCCAGCAACAGCACCATGGAGCGCAAGTTCAGCCCCTGGATTGGGGGCTCCATCTTGGCCTCACTG GGCACTTTCCAGCAGATGTGGATCTCCAAGCAGGAATATGAGGAGGGCGGGAAGCAGTGCGTGGAGCGGAAGTGCCCCTGA